The following coding sequences lie in one Oryza brachyantha chromosome 10, ObraRS2, whole genome shotgun sequence genomic window:
- the LOC102705750 gene encoding probable disease resistance protein At1g58602 isoform X2: protein MKAELSQMQCFLNVVDAKCLEGNNMMRNLASDIRDVAYRVEEVIDNARFICRRKSSLSKYTHIIGDSIDLREVGKKIEVIRKDINEIFERYQRYNTVNSNSLMEAQPIFREDDDFYAQRLVSPVVDQGMDIVGFDHEIEQIKNYLLDQNSMNLTVISIVGQAGAGKSTLAKLAYRSVIAEGYFHNYGWISISPKYSVVELLRELVRQIRGIGNESEKKTLFLNIYSETELLVVLFEILNEERYLVVLDDIWTTDTWDKIKSVFPNNVNGSRIILTTRDMEVGKHPKSNLRIHTPDLLDEDKSWELFQKKAFTVDTQVNSITELEVVGKKLAKKCNGLPLALVVLGCFLSRNHNIHTWEQMAASVDWEIMKKEGDVGRILALSYHNMPNNLKVCFLYTASFPEDYPITVHALKKMWIAEGFVPNIRGYTQEEVAYRYVEELARRCMIQIEGRSKNIGWIQTVKVHDVLREWGIGQARKEGFLKVCTCDTDVETSYADEQRCYRVAFHGYFADELGNSLCNLRSLLAFNPDGKGLFSFKGLHLLRVLHFCSSLQECTLPEDINKLVHLRYLGLEGTTVFMFPSYMKGLRNLQILEASKATVKSLPSSLWSIPVLKHVHVYRVLHWKAMEIRTKLSLQTLYVFSVMQCDTPTWKRTIRSLQKMSQQVSWCLGIASTKHVKGKETQENKYTWDIRVDALESEVVGLELCGCFKRLHVLNDVLPHQNLFPDFLLQLKISCPNVLNDDPMPILERLPRLEVLEIVNSSYTGKSITCSSEGFLALRSLILEDLDLEEWNLQQGSMALLAILTLNKCTKLRSISNVLDRLDDLVELRLICMPQLSADDHEASRERRCRVVISVDEEQTSSN, encoded by the coding sequence ATGAAAGCAGAACTCAGCCAGATGCAATGCTTCTTAAATGTTGTGGATGCCAAATGTTTGGAAGGAAACAACATGATGAGAAATCTGGCCAGTGATATTCGAGATGTTGCATACCGGGTAGAAGAGGTTATCGACAATGCTCGTTTTATTTGTAGGAGAAAGAGTTCTCTATCAAAATATACTCACATCATTGGTGATTCCATTGATCTCCGTGAGGTTGGCAAAAAGATAGAAGTTATAAGAAAGGATATTAATGAGATTTTTGAGCGTTACCAAAGATACAACACAGTTAACTCTAACAGTTTGATGGAAGCACAACCCATTTTTAGGGAGGATGATGATTTCTATGCACAAAGGCTTGTGTCTCCCGTTGTCGATCAAGGCATGGATATAGTTGGATTTGATCATGAAATCGAACAGATTAAGAACTATTTGCTTGACCAAAATAGCATGAATCTAACTGTCATATCGATTGTTGGTCAAGCAGGGGCTGGGAAGTCAACACTTGCAAAACTAGCTTATAGGTCAGTCATAGCTGAAGGTTATTTTCACAATTACGGCTGGATATCCATCTCTCCAAAGTATTCTGTCGTCGAACTTTTACGAGAGCTCGTGAGACAGATCAGGGGCATTGGAAATGAAAGCGAGAAAAAGACTCTGTTTCTAAACATCTATAGTGAGACAGAGCTTTTGGTTGTTctctttgaaattttgaatgaaGAGCGTTATCTTGTTGTTTTGGATGACATCTGGACAACAGATACCTGGGACAAGATAAAATCAGTATTTCCTAACAATGTAAATGGAAGTAGAATAATTTTGACTACTCGTGATATGGAGGTTGGAAAACATCCGAAATCAAACCTGCGAATTCATACACCTGACCTATTAGACGAAGATAAGAGCTGGGAGCTTTTCCAGAAGAAGGCATTTACAGTTGATACACAAGTGAATAGTATCACAGAACTTGAGGTGGTGGGGAAAAAGCTTGCCAAGAAATGCAATGGCTTGCCACTTGCTCTAGTGGTTTTAGGTTGCTTCCTCTCACGAAATCACAATATTCATACATGGGAGCAAATGGCTGCTAGTGTTGACTGGGAAATCATGAAAAAGGAGGGCGATGTTGGACGTATATTAGCTCTAAGTTATCACAATATGCCAAATAACCTTAAAGTTTGCTTTCTTTATACTGCATCCTTTCCAGAGGACTACCCTATCACTGTTCATGCTCTTAAAAAGATGTGGATTGCTGAGGGATTTGTCCCAAATATAAGAGGATATACACAAGAAGAAGTTGCCTATAGATATGTAGAAGAGCTGGCACGGAGATGTATGATCCAAATTGAAGGAAGAAGTAAAAACATTGGATGGATACAGACAGTAAAAGTTCATGATGTGTTGCGTGAGTGGGGAATTGGACAAGCAAGGAAAGAAGGTTTCTTGAAAGTTTGCACGTGCGACACAGATGTGGAGACTTCTTATGCAGATGAGCAAAGGTGTTACCGTGTAGCATTTCATGGTTACTTTGCTGATGAATTGGGAAACTCTCTTTGCAATCTCCGTTCTCTGCTGGCCTTCAACCCTGATGGCAAAGGTCTGTTTTCTTTCAAAGGGTTGCATTTGTTGAGGGTTCTTCATTTTTGCAGTTCCCTACAGGAATGTACCTTGCCTGAAGACATAAACAAATTGGTACATTTGAGATACCTGGGTTTAGAAGGTACTACAGTTTTCATGTTCCCTTCTTATATGAAAGGTCTTAGAAACTTGCAAATTTTAGAGGCAAGTAAAGCTACTGTCAAGTCACTTCCAAGTTCCCTCTGGAGTATCCCAGTACTAAAGCATGTTCATGTTTACCGAGTACTGCATTGGAAAGCCATGGAGATTAGAACAAAACTAAGCTTGCAGACTCTCTATGTATTTTCCGTAATGCAGTGTGATACTCCGACATGGAAAAGAACAATCAGGTCTCTGCAGAAAATGAGCCAACAAGTTTCCTGGTGCTTAGGGATAGCTTCTACTAAACATGTGAAGGGCAAAGAGActcaagaaaataaatacacatGGGATATTAGGGTAGATGCCTTAGAGTCCGAAGTTGTTGGTTTAGAATTGTGTGGGTGTTTTAAAAGGCTTCACGTTCTGAACGATGTGCTTCCGCATCAGAATCTATTCCCGGACTTTCTGTTGCAGCTCAAGATATCTTGCCCCAATGTCCTAAATGATGATCCAATGCCAATTCTGGAAAGACTTCCACGTCTTGAAGTGCTCGAAATTGTTAACTCATCATACACAGGAAAGAGCATAACCTGTTCTTCTGAGGGATTCCTTGCATTGCGCAGTTTGATACTTGAGGATCTCGATTTGGAGGAGTGGAATTTGCAGCAGGGATCCATGGCACTTCTTGCCATTTTGACCCTCAACAAGTGTACCAAGCTGAGGAGCATTTCTAATGTGCTTGACCGGTTGGATGATTTGGTAGAGCTTCGTCTGATTTGCATGCCTCAGCTCTCTGCTGATGATCATGAGGCATCCAGGGAGAGGAGATGCCGTGTCGTGATCTCAGTTGATGAGGAACAAACGTCCAGTAACTGA
- the LOC102705750 gene encoding probable disease resistance protein At1g58602 isoform X1, whose translation MTASVVSSVLQRLGDFVIQEAAFLSDVPRQVSTMKAELSQMQCFLNVVDAKCLEGNNMMRNLASDIRDVAYRVEEVIDNARFICRRKSSLSKYTHIIGDSIDLREVGKKIEVIRKDINEIFERYQRYNTVNSNSLMEAQPIFREDDDFYAQRLVSPVVDQGMDIVGFDHEIEQIKNYLLDQNSMNLTVISIVGQAGAGKSTLAKLAYRSVIAEGYFHNYGWISISPKYSVVELLRELVRQIRGIGNESEKKTLFLNIYSETELLVVLFEILNEERYLVVLDDIWTTDTWDKIKSVFPNNVNGSRIILTTRDMEVGKHPKSNLRIHTPDLLDEDKSWELFQKKAFTVDTQVNSITELEVVGKKLAKKCNGLPLALVVLGCFLSRNHNIHTWEQMAASVDWEIMKKEGDVGRILALSYHNMPNNLKVCFLYTASFPEDYPITVHALKKMWIAEGFVPNIRGYTQEEVAYRYVEELARRCMIQIEGRSKNIGWIQTVKVHDVLREWGIGQARKEGFLKVCTCDTDVETSYADEQRCYRVAFHGYFADELGNSLCNLRSLLAFNPDGKGLFSFKGLHLLRVLHFCSSLQECTLPEDINKLVHLRYLGLEGTTVFMFPSYMKGLRNLQILEASKATVKSLPSSLWSIPVLKHVHVYRVLHWKAMEIRTKLSLQTLYVFSVMQCDTPTWKRTIRSLQKMSQQVSWCLGIASTKHVKGKETQENKYTWDIRVDALESEVVGLELCGCFKRLHVLNDVLPHQNLFPDFLLQLKISCPNVLNDDPMPILERLPRLEVLEIVNSSYTGKSITCSSEGFLALRSLILEDLDLEEWNLQQGSMALLAILTLNKCTKLRSISNVLDRLDDLVELRLICMPQLSADDHEASRERRCRVVISVDEEQTSSN comes from the coding sequence atgacAGCATCAGTAGTTTCCTCAGTGTTGCAGAGACTTGGTGACTTTGTGATCCAAGAAGCTGCCTTTTTAAGTGATGTTCCTCGACAAGTATCAACCATGAAAGCAGAACTCAGCCAGATGCAATGCTTCTTAAATGTTGTGGATGCCAAATGTTTGGAAGGAAACAACATGATGAGAAATCTGGCCAGTGATATTCGAGATGTTGCATACCGGGTAGAAGAGGTTATCGACAATGCTCGTTTTATTTGTAGGAGAAAGAGTTCTCTATCAAAATATACTCACATCATTGGTGATTCCATTGATCTCCGTGAGGTTGGCAAAAAGATAGAAGTTATAAGAAAGGATATTAATGAGATTTTTGAGCGTTACCAAAGATACAACACAGTTAACTCTAACAGTTTGATGGAAGCACAACCCATTTTTAGGGAGGATGATGATTTCTATGCACAAAGGCTTGTGTCTCCCGTTGTCGATCAAGGCATGGATATAGTTGGATTTGATCATGAAATCGAACAGATTAAGAACTATTTGCTTGACCAAAATAGCATGAATCTAACTGTCATATCGATTGTTGGTCAAGCAGGGGCTGGGAAGTCAACACTTGCAAAACTAGCTTATAGGTCAGTCATAGCTGAAGGTTATTTTCACAATTACGGCTGGATATCCATCTCTCCAAAGTATTCTGTCGTCGAACTTTTACGAGAGCTCGTGAGACAGATCAGGGGCATTGGAAATGAAAGCGAGAAAAAGACTCTGTTTCTAAACATCTATAGTGAGACAGAGCTTTTGGTTGTTctctttgaaattttgaatgaaGAGCGTTATCTTGTTGTTTTGGATGACATCTGGACAACAGATACCTGGGACAAGATAAAATCAGTATTTCCTAACAATGTAAATGGAAGTAGAATAATTTTGACTACTCGTGATATGGAGGTTGGAAAACATCCGAAATCAAACCTGCGAATTCATACACCTGACCTATTAGACGAAGATAAGAGCTGGGAGCTTTTCCAGAAGAAGGCATTTACAGTTGATACACAAGTGAATAGTATCACAGAACTTGAGGTGGTGGGGAAAAAGCTTGCCAAGAAATGCAATGGCTTGCCACTTGCTCTAGTGGTTTTAGGTTGCTTCCTCTCACGAAATCACAATATTCATACATGGGAGCAAATGGCTGCTAGTGTTGACTGGGAAATCATGAAAAAGGAGGGCGATGTTGGACGTATATTAGCTCTAAGTTATCACAATATGCCAAATAACCTTAAAGTTTGCTTTCTTTATACTGCATCCTTTCCAGAGGACTACCCTATCACTGTTCATGCTCTTAAAAAGATGTGGATTGCTGAGGGATTTGTCCCAAATATAAGAGGATATACACAAGAAGAAGTTGCCTATAGATATGTAGAAGAGCTGGCACGGAGATGTATGATCCAAATTGAAGGAAGAAGTAAAAACATTGGATGGATACAGACAGTAAAAGTTCATGATGTGTTGCGTGAGTGGGGAATTGGACAAGCAAGGAAAGAAGGTTTCTTGAAAGTTTGCACGTGCGACACAGATGTGGAGACTTCTTATGCAGATGAGCAAAGGTGTTACCGTGTAGCATTTCATGGTTACTTTGCTGATGAATTGGGAAACTCTCTTTGCAATCTCCGTTCTCTGCTGGCCTTCAACCCTGATGGCAAAGGTCTGTTTTCTTTCAAAGGGTTGCATTTGTTGAGGGTTCTTCATTTTTGCAGTTCCCTACAGGAATGTACCTTGCCTGAAGACATAAACAAATTGGTACATTTGAGATACCTGGGTTTAGAAGGTACTACAGTTTTCATGTTCCCTTCTTATATGAAAGGTCTTAGAAACTTGCAAATTTTAGAGGCAAGTAAAGCTACTGTCAAGTCACTTCCAAGTTCCCTCTGGAGTATCCCAGTACTAAAGCATGTTCATGTTTACCGAGTACTGCATTGGAAAGCCATGGAGATTAGAACAAAACTAAGCTTGCAGACTCTCTATGTATTTTCCGTAATGCAGTGTGATACTCCGACATGGAAAAGAACAATCAGGTCTCTGCAGAAAATGAGCCAACAAGTTTCCTGGTGCTTAGGGATAGCTTCTACTAAACATGTGAAGGGCAAAGAGActcaagaaaataaatacacatGGGATATTAGGGTAGATGCCTTAGAGTCCGAAGTTGTTGGTTTAGAATTGTGTGGGTGTTTTAAAAGGCTTCACGTTCTGAACGATGTGCTTCCGCATCAGAATCTATTCCCGGACTTTCTGTTGCAGCTCAAGATATCTTGCCCCAATGTCCTAAATGATGATCCAATGCCAATTCTGGAAAGACTTCCACGTCTTGAAGTGCTCGAAATTGTTAACTCATCATACACAGGAAAGAGCATAACCTGTTCTTCTGAGGGATTCCTTGCATTGCGCAGTTTGATACTTGAGGATCTCGATTTGGAGGAGTGGAATTTGCAGCAGGGATCCATGGCACTTCTTGCCATTTTGACCCTCAACAAGTGTACCAAGCTGAGGAGCATTTCTAATGTGCTTGACCGGTTGGATGATTTGGTAGAGCTTCGTCTGATTTGCATGCCTCAGCTCTCTGCTGATGATCATGAGGCATCCAGGGAGAGGAGATGCCGTGTCGTGATCTCAGTTGATGAGGAACAAACGTCCAGTAACTGA
- the LOC121055617 gene encoding probable mediator of RNA polymerase II transcription subunit 26c: MAGGEAEAMVREMVRSMGAEQLDEAIRFATFELAGRDISLEETFRLCDEQDLRRAKKPATMDETERIRSELASNSSEEAVVELLRALQDVPMTFQTLEATNIGKTISGLRKHSSEQVRDLAAALYKNWKALVNNHLSSSSSSKQPVPIKANVAASTPAADHVKANAANSAKPPAPNTKANTAAPDKPKPAAAPKSKIMQAFVAEARLAMSKRKIQEGYKDASSARKNIQVIDAPSKVNRRPVAVVKRRRITSASAMEHPLRTDM; encoded by the coding sequence atggccggcggcgaggcagaggCGATGGTGAGGGAGATGGTTCGCTCGATGGGAGCCGAGCAGCTCGACGAGGCCATCCGCTTCGCCACCTTCGAGCTCGCGGGGCGCGACATTTCGTTGGAGGAGACCTTCCGGCTCTGCGACGAGCAAGACCTCCGACGAGCCAAGAAACCTGCCACCATGGACGAGACCGAGAGGATCAGGAGCGAGCTCGCCTCCAACTCGTCCGAGGAGGCCGTGGTCGAGTTGCTTCGCGCGCTGCAGGACGTGCCGATGACGTTCCAGACGCTGGAGGCGACCAACATCGGCAAGACCATCAGCGGCCTGAGGAAGCACTCGTCGGAGCAGGTgcgcgacctcgccgccgcgctctacAAGAACTGGAAGGCTCTGGTCAACAACCActtgagcagcagcagcagcagcaagcagccGGTGCCGATCAAGGCGAACGTGGCGGCCTCTACTCCGGCGGCTGATCATGTCAAGGCGAACGCGGCGAACTCTGCAAAGCCGCCGGCACCGAACACCAAGGCAAACACGGCGGCTCCTGACAAGCCGaagccagcggcggcgccgaagaGCAAGATAATGCAGGCGTTCGTGGCTGAGGCGAGGCTTGCGATGTCAAAGCGGAAGATTCAGGAGGGTTACAAGGATGCATCGTCAGCCAGGAAAAACATCCAGGTGATCGACGCGCCGAGCAAGGTGAACCGGCgtccggtcgccgtcgtcaagcgGCGGCGGATCACCTCCGCGAGCGCCATGGAGCATCCGCTTCGGACGGATATGTAG